In Ectothiorhodospiraceae bacterium 2226, a single window of DNA contains:
- a CDS encoding CapA family protein encodes MASIEHASARAGAELTVFLSGDVMTGRAIDQILPHPSAPQLYETYIGDARDYLRLAEEVHGRIPRPVPFAYPWGDALALLDAAAPDLRIINLETSVTRHEVPAAKGINYRMHPANVPVLTAAHIDCCVLANNHVLDWGEAGLLETLDTLAAAGINVAGAGRNAVATAQPGALAVPGKGRVLVFAYGVRTSGVPLEWAAGAQRPGVQYLEDLSGDAVEAIAAQVRAAAQPGDVVIASLHWGGNWGYRIPPAHRRFAHALIDAAGVHLVHGHSSHHPLGIEHYRGHLILYGCGDLLNDYEGIGGYQAFRGELGLLYLATLDPADGRLRRLVLLPTCTRRFRLHRAAPAEREWLQRVLARESAPLGTCITLQADGRLLATAAR; translated from the coding sequence ATGGCATCCATCGAGCACGCCAGCGCCCGGGCCGGGGCCGAACTCACCGTGTTTCTGAGCGGCGACGTGATGACCGGGCGCGCCATCGACCAGATCCTGCCCCATCCCAGCGCGCCGCAGTTGTACGAGACCTATATCGGCGATGCGCGCGACTACCTGCGTCTGGCCGAAGAGGTGCACGGCCGGATTCCGCGGCCGGTCCCGTTCGCCTACCCCTGGGGCGACGCGCTGGCGCTGCTCGACGCCGCCGCCCCGGACCTGCGCATCATCAACCTCGAGACCAGCGTCACGCGCCACGAGGTGCCCGCCGCCAAGGGCATCAACTACCGCATGCACCCGGCCAACGTGCCGGTGCTCACGGCGGCGCACATCGACTGCTGCGTCCTCGCCAACAACCATGTGCTGGACTGGGGCGAGGCGGGCCTGCTCGAGACCCTCGACACGCTGGCCGCGGCGGGGATCAACGTGGCCGGCGCGGGGCGCAATGCCGTGGCCACCGCGCAGCCCGGGGCCTTGGCCGTCCCCGGTAAGGGCCGCGTGCTGGTGTTCGCCTACGGCGTGCGCACCAGCGGCGTGCCGCTCGAGTGGGCGGCGGGCGCCCAGCGCCCGGGCGTGCAGTACCTGGAAGACCTGTCGGGCGACGCGGTGGAGGCGATCGCGGCGCAGGTGCGCGCCGCCGCGCAGCCGGGCGACGTGGTGATCGCCTCCCTCCATTGGGGCGGCAATTGGGGCTACCGCATCCCGCCGGCACACCGGCGCTTCGCCCACGCCCTGATCGACGCGGCCGGCGTGCACCTGGTACACGGCCACTCCTCGCACCACCCGCTGGGGATCGAGCATTACCGCGGCCACCTGATCCTGTACGGCTGCGGCGACCTGTTGAACGATTACGAGGGCATCGGCGGCTACCAGGCGTTTCGCGGCGAACTCGGCCTGCTGTATCTCGCCACCCTCGACCCCGCCGACGGGCGCCTGCGGCGCCTGGTCCTGCTGCCCACCTGCACGCGGCGTTTTCGCCTGCATCGCGCCGCACCGGCGGAGCGCGAGTGGCTGCAGCGCGTGCTGGCGCGCGAGAGCGCGCCCTTGGGCACGTGCATCACGCTGCAAGCCGACGGACGGCTGCTCGCGACGGCGGCGCGCTAA
- a CDS encoding ABC transporter substrate-binding protein, whose product MNRRTLSLTPALLLLLVTGCGGDGFTSETVQVGAVYPFSGDSADVGAEIQQGLELARDIINGEHPELDLPLAPGRGLPGLDGAPLQVLYADTGGTPGGAREAARSVIGSTVALLGAYQSVATASASEVAETAGLPFLNPESTDPSLTERGYAWFFRTTPDDRTFVTNAFAFITDLNAERDAGLARLAVVHEGTGFGRGFMNLVEEGAPQYGLELVGEVVADGLPDNVPAGVAAVRAAEPDVVLFAVYEEDAVRYMQEFKRQDYAPPLIWANDAGFVSPAFQERLGADAAYVTSREVWSAALTQTNPLAAEVNDLYRARYGTDLNGNSARAFIGLLTLAEAIDRAASTEPDAIRAALTETHIPAEQLIVPWQGVRFDSSGQNTLGDGIVVQMFEDGYAVVWPHALALEPVVFPFPAWGAR is encoded by the coding sequence ATGAATCGCCGCACACTTTCTCTGACGCCTGCACTGCTCTTGCTCCTGGTTACCGGCTGCGGTGGCGACGGCTTTACCAGCGAGACGGTGCAGGTCGGCGCCGTGTACCCCTTCTCGGGCGACAGTGCCGATGTGGGCGCGGAGATCCAGCAGGGGCTCGAACTCGCCCGCGACATCATCAACGGCGAGCACCCCGAACTGGACCTGCCGCTGGCCCCGGGACGGGGCCTGCCCGGTCTCGACGGGGCACCCCTGCAGGTCCTGTACGCCGACACCGGCGGCACGCCGGGCGGCGCGCGGGAGGCCGCGCGTAGCGTGATCGGCAGCACCGTGGCGCTGCTCGGCGCCTATCAGAGCGTTGCCACCGCCTCCGCCTCCGAGGTGGCCGAAACGGCCGGGCTGCCGTTCCTGAATCCGGAGTCCACCGATCCAAGCCTGACCGAGCGGGGGTACGCGTGGTTCTTCCGTACCACGCCCGACGATCGGACGTTCGTGACCAATGCGTTCGCGTTCATCACCGATCTGAACGCCGAGCGCGACGCGGGCCTTGCGCGCCTCGCCGTGGTGCACGAGGGCACCGGCTTCGGCCGCGGCTTCATGAACCTGGTGGAGGAGGGGGCGCCGCAATACGGACTGGAACTGGTCGGCGAAGTGGTCGCCGACGGTCTGCCGGACAACGTACCGGCCGGGGTGGCCGCGGTGCGGGCGGCGGAGCCCGACGTGGTGCTGTTCGCGGTGTACGAAGAGGACGCGGTGCGCTACATGCAGGAGTTCAAGCGTCAGGACTATGCGCCGCCGCTGATCTGGGCCAACGACGCCGGCTTCGTCTCGCCGGCGTTTCAGGAACGGCTCGGCGCCGATGCCGCCTACGTCACCTCGCGCGAGGTGTGGTCGGCGGCGCTCACCCAGACCAATCCGCTCGCCGCCGAGGTGAACGACCTCTACCGGGCGCGCTACGGGACCGACTTGAACGGCAACTCGGCGCGCGCCTTCATCGGCCTGCTCACCTTGGCCGAAGCCATCGACCGCGCCGCCTCCACCGAGCCCGACGCCATACGCGCGGCGCTGACGGAGACCCACATCCCCGCCGAGCAGCTCATCGTCCCGTGGCAGGGCGTCCGTTTCGATAGCTCCGGCCAGAACACCCTGGGCGACGGCATCGTGGTGCAGATGTTCGAGGACGGTTACGCGGTCGTCTGGCCCCACGCGCTCGCGCTCGAGCCGGTGGTGTTTCCGTTTCCCGCCTGGGGAGCGCGCTAG
- a CDS encoding methyltransferase domain-containing protein — protein MPCCCPHAQSASRVFSLFAHRYRKRFERRGFEPSQRQLLEGLAQAGYQGAHVLEIGSGVGHLHQTLLERGAGRATGIDLAPRMIEEAEQWARERGLADRTRYVVGDFMQETLGAADVTVLDKVVCCYPDAHGMVHRALAGTRRVIALTYPRDRWYVRAGIALGALGMKLLRSDFRPYAHSPAAIEGWIRAAGFSKRYQATTFIWLTQVYEREAVAVA, from the coding sequence ATGCCCTGCTGCTGCCCCCATGCCCAGTCCGCGAGCCGCGTCTTCTCGCTGTTCGCGCACCGCTACCGCAAGCGCTTCGAGCGCCGCGGCTTCGAGCCTTCCCAACGCCAGTTGCTGGAGGGCCTGGCACAGGCCGGCTACCAGGGCGCCCACGTGCTGGAGATCGGCAGCGGCGTCGGCCACCTGCACCAGACGCTGCTCGAGCGCGGCGCGGGCCGCGCGACCGGCATCGACCTCGCGCCGCGCATGATCGAAGAGGCCGAACAATGGGCGCGCGAGCGCGGCCTCGCCGACCGCACGCGCTACGTGGTCGGCGACTTCATGCAGGAGACGCTAGGCGCGGCCGATGTGACCGTGCTCGACAAGGTGGTGTGCTGCTACCCGGACGCGCACGGCATGGTGCACCGCGCGCTGGCCGGCACGCGCCGCGTGATCGCCCTCACCTACCCGCGCGACCGCTGGTACGTGCGCGCCGGCATCGCCCTCGGCGCCCTGGGAATGAAGCTGCTGCGCTCGGACTTTCGCCCCTATGCGCACAGCCCGGCCGCCATCGAGGGCTGGATCCGCGCGGCCGGTTTCAGCAAACGCTACCAGGCCACCACCTTCATCTGGCTCACGCAGGTCTATGAGCGCGAGGCCGTGGCCGTCGCCTGA
- the atzF gene encoding allophanate hydrolase produces the protein MPDMTLSTLKAAYRAGVATPAEVVARAAAAARADTRNGWITVLSDAQLRPYIERLTAADPSRLPLYGIPFAIKDNIDLAGVPTTAGCPDYAYTPSESAFVVQRLLDAGAVPIGKTNLDQFATGLVGTRSPYGPGRNAFDPDYIAGGSSAGSATAVALGQVSFSLGTDTAGSGRVPAAFNNLVGLKPSKGLLSTRGVVPACRSLDCVSIFALNGADAQAVLRVAQCYDPADAYARPVQAPRRGRGAFAEAGFRFGVPRAAQLSFFGNADAEALYRQSVERLQSLGGERVELDFEPFLAAARLLYEGPWVAERYHAIKDVIETRPEILHPVTRAIIAGAAEFSAVDGFDGLYRLEALRRAAEASWQQVDVVVTPTAGTIYRLDEVAAEPMRLNSNLGYYTNFMNLLDLAAIAVPAGFQSDGLPFGVTLFAPAFYDDDLLQLGDRLHRSAGLALGAGDAAHPAQAPAPPSGRGRVQVAVCGAHMEGLPLNHQLSERGARLLCRTRTAPAYRLYALPGGPPLRPGLVRAGHGGEAVEVEVWELAVEHFGSFVAAIPAPLGIGKIELGDGSWVPGFICEAYAAEGAEEITALGSWRTFLDKGACLPPQATATASRS, from the coding sequence ATGCCCGATATGACCCTCAGCACGCTCAAGGCCGCCTACCGCGCCGGTGTCGCCACGCCGGCCGAGGTGGTCGCGCGCGCCGCCGCCGCGGCCCGCGCCGACACCCGCAACGGCTGGATCACCGTCCTCAGCGACGCCCAACTGCGCCCCTACATCGAGCGCCTGACCGCGGCCGACCCGAGCCGCCTGCCGCTCTACGGCATTCCCTTCGCCATCAAGGACAACATCGACCTGGCCGGGGTGCCCACCACGGCGGGGTGTCCGGACTATGCCTACACGCCGAGCGAATCGGCCTTCGTCGTCCAGCGCCTGCTCGACGCGGGGGCGGTGCCCATCGGCAAGACCAACCTCGACCAGTTCGCCACCGGCCTGGTGGGTACGCGCTCGCCCTATGGCCCCGGGCGCAACGCCTTCGATCCCGACTACATCGCGGGCGGCTCGAGTGCCGGCTCGGCGACCGCGGTCGCCTTGGGGCAGGTCAGCTTCTCGCTCGGCACCGACACGGCCGGTTCGGGGCGCGTGCCGGCGGCGTTCAACAATCTGGTGGGGCTCAAGCCGAGCAAGGGATTGCTCAGCACGCGCGGCGTGGTGCCCGCCTGCCGCAGCCTGGATTGCGTGTCGATCTTTGCGTTGAACGGTGCCGATGCGCAGGCCGTGCTGCGCGTGGCGCAGTGCTACGACCCGGCCGACGCCTACGCGCGTCCCGTGCAGGCGCCGCGCCGCGGGCGCGGTGCGTTCGCCGAGGCCGGTTTTCGATTCGGGGTGCCGCGCGCGGCGCAGCTGAGCTTTTTCGGCAATGCCGACGCCGAGGCCTTGTACCGGCAGAGCGTGGAGCGCTTGCAGTCGCTCGGGGGCGAACGGGTCGAGCTCGACTTCGAGCCGTTTCTCGCCGCCGCCCGGCTGCTCTATGAAGGCCCTTGGGTGGCGGAGCGCTACCACGCGATCAAGGACGTGATCGAGACGCGCCCCGAGATCCTTCACCCGGTCACGCGCGCCATCATCGCCGGCGCTGCCGAGTTCTCCGCCGTGGACGGCTTCGACGGCCTTTACCGGCTGGAGGCGCTGCGCCGTGCGGCCGAGGCGAGCTGGCAGCAGGTCGACGTGGTGGTGACGCCCACCGCCGGCACCATCTATCGGCTCGACGAGGTCGCGGCCGAGCCGATGCGCCTGAACAGCAACCTCGGCTACTACACCAACTTCATGAACCTGCTCGACCTCGCCGCGATTGCGGTGCCCGCCGGGTTTCAGTCGGACGGTCTGCCATTCGGGGTCACGCTGTTCGCGCCCGCCTTCTATGACGACGATCTGCTGCAACTCGGCGACCGCCTCCACCGCAGCGCCGGGCTGGCCCTGGGCGCGGGCGACGCGGCTCACCCTGCGCAGGCCCCGGCGCCGCCGAGCGGACGAGGCCGGGTGCAGGTCGCGGTGTGTGGCGCGCACATGGAAGGTCTACCGCTGAACCACCAACTCAGCGAGCGCGGGGCTCGCCTGCTCTGCCGCACGCGCACCGCGCCCGCCTACCGCTTGTACGCGCTGCCGGGCGGGCCGCCCTTGCGGCCGGGCCTGGTGCGGGCAGGCCACGGCGGCGAGGCGGTCGAGGTCGAGGTGTGGGAGCTGGCGGTGGAGCATTTCGGCAGTTTCGTCGCCGCCATCCCCGCGCCGCTCGGTATCGGCAAGATCGAACTCGGCGACGGCAGCTGGGTGCCAGGCTTCATCTGCGAGGCCTATGCGGCTGAAGGTGCCGAGGAGATCACCGCGCTCGGCAGCTGGCGAACCTTTCTTGATAAGGGCGCGTGTCTTCCGCCTCAGGCGACGGCCACGGCCTCGCGCTCATAG